AGGAgatcttctccttcctcttcaccCCCACCATCTGCACTCTTTCTGTGATGACAAGTATCTggggaaaagctgtttttgtgAAACACTTGACATCCAGCATGACTTTCTTGTCCTAGTGGTTCATGTCAGAAAGGCTTTAAACTTCCTCTagtaatgtgatttttttgttccttttttttctgttctttgtggCTTGTCAGAGTTGCTGCCCATTGTctgcagaaggagaggaaaaaaaagatatttttcagcttGCTCATCCCTTTATTGGCtagaggagcagcagcaaactgaTTACAGTGATCCttcagtgcaggcagctggcagtgaaCAGAGGTGCTGTGGGTCTTCCAGAAGCTGAGatgaaggagaaataaatgtaGATTAATTTCTCCTGGAGGTGTGCTGGAATTGTAGCTTCCCCCAAAGCAATTTGGTCTTGGCAGTTATCAGGCTGGATGTGGCTAGGAATAGAAAAGTCAGTATCTAGAGGAGTCCCCTTTGGCTGGGAgtggagcaggctgcaggctcctggctctgcccctgtTGCTGCATCTCAGTGGAGCTGAggtgtggggcaggagcagggaatccTCACCTGGCAGGGTCCCAGGGGAGCCTCAGTGATGCTGGGTGTCCTAGTCTGGGACAGCCTCCAAGCCtgacactgagctgctgctctctcaagggctgctgcaggtggggaaaggggaaaggggtgtttgctgccagctgggctgggcagagctgccccaatGCCACCAGAGGGTGGCAGGGGCCCAGGGGCCTCTCACTTGGGGCTTCAGCACTGGCACCACCCTGTGTGTCTTGGTAAATTATTGTGGAGAAACATCTCTTCCTTGAAGAAGTGAGGAACTTTGGAAATGAGAGGCTGATGTTAGCTTTTCAGTCTGTTCCTCCTGTTTGTAGCAGTCTCCAAGTAGCTGTGGAGAGAGTGTCTGTGTAGTCAAACAGACCCCAAACTGCACAGAGGCAGTTAATCTGCAACAGCCCTCCCTGGTGCCTCTctcccctgcctgcctcctCAGCTGAGGGCAGCTTTCAGCTCTTCTCTGTGGAAACTGGGGCATCTCTGAAACAGCTTCTTTCATCTGCTTCTGAAAGGCCTTACATCGTCCTGCTTAACATTTTGAAGGGTTATTTTGGTAGTAAAAACAAGAGCATCGTTGGTTGGGATGAACTGTCTCCAGAAGGTAACCCTGCATTTGCACTGCCCTCTGTTTTCAGGGCTGTGACAAGGTGAGCTGGCTATTGTCTGCATAGAGTGGGCAGCACTATGAAAAGGACAGGTGTGTTTTCTTTTGATGCTCTGTCCATTTTCCTGGGAACTCTGCTGCAATGTGCTTGAAAATGAAGTTGAGATCAGCACATCTCTTTGAGTCAGCTCACCCCAGCAAGGCCAGGAGGTACCTCTCTGGGACCAGTAAttccaaaaaccacaaaaatttcCATTGAGAAATTCTGCTATGAGTGGCAgcatttcaacaaaaaaaaaattactataaatatataaataatgttaCATTCAGTAGCCAGAAAGTCTTAGTTCCTGatctgtttttttatttttggtcagTCTTTATCGCCCACTGAAACAAAGCTTGTCTTTGTTCTGAACAATTGGTGGGAAGCTGGTGATAAATATATCTGTGTATgttcacagacacacacatacaatTTTTTAtcaatacatataaatatatatgtatataatgtatataGTTTATGTATCTGGGGTAAGGGAGGCAAAATGCACAAGAAGAGTTTTACTGTCTCCAGGTATGAAGTAGATTTGCAGGGCAGTGTCTGCCCTGTTCATTGCATGGCACAACCCCTTGGATGGAACAGCAGGTTCCTGGTGCCCTGGAGCACCCTGTGGATGGAACAGCAGGTTCCTGGTACCCTGCAGCACTATGTGGGTAGAACAGCAGGTTGGTGGTGCCCTGGAGCACCTGTGGGTAGAACAGCAGATTCCTGGTACCCTGCAGCACTATGTGGGTAGAACAGCAGGCTCCCGGCACCCTGCAGCACTCCATGGGTAGACCAGCATACCCTAGTGCCCTGCAGCACCCTGTGGATAGAACAGCAGGCTCCTGGtgccctgcagcacctgtgGGTAGAACAGCAGGCTCCTGgtgccctgcagcaccccatGGGTAGAACAGCAGGCTCCTGGTGCCCTGCAGCACTCCATGGGTAGACCAGCATACCCTGGTGCCCTGCAGCACCCTGTGGGTAGAACAGCAGGTTCCTGGTGCCCTGCAGCACTTTGTGGGTAGAACAGCACACTCCTGATGGGTAGAACAGCATATTCCTGGTGCCCTGGAACACCCTGTGGGTAGAACAGCAGGCTCCTGGCACCCTGCAGCACTCCATGGGCAGACCAGCATACCCTGgtgccctgcacacacctgacagtgtgctcctgtccccaggaggAGCCCGTCCCCGCGGCGCAGGGCCGCCGCTCGTCGCTCAGCGGGGTGTGCTACCTGACCATGGGCCTGCtcgtgctgctgctggggctggtcTTTGCATCCATGTACGTGTACAGGTACTTCTTCATCACCCAGGTAAGAGCACTTGGGAAGCACTTCTGGCTCCATCAGCCCGAGGAGCCAGAGCACCTCTgagaggtgctgctggtttTTGCTGCCCTGCACTGTGGTCACTCAGGAGCCAGGTTACTGGGCACTGCAAATTGGACATTTCTTGAGTGGTAGGCTCAGGCTGACCTCCATGCCCAATGCCAGAAAGGGCTTTCCAGAAACCCTCCCCTTCATTTATGgctttgttttactttcttttcaaCTGCACAAAAATATCCTGCCAGCTGTACCTTTTAAACCCCACATCACTGCTGCCTGAGGTACAGGGGTCCAAAAGCATGGCTTGTGAGGAGAGAACAAGCCTGGAGAGAGCAGGGGGTGTACAGGCAAGGGAACAGCTTTTTGCAGTAGGTTTTGCAGGCTCTAGCACAGAAAAACTCTGTAGGTGTGACAAAAATAGGTGCTGCTATTAATAAAACAGAGAAGTAAGAACTAAGTGGGAGATGATTTAGAAAATGAGCCCCAAACCTCCATTAAATTCAGCACCTTTTCTTCCATGTAGTCTTTGCAAAGCCTAGCCTGGCCTGACcagggcactgggctggcagcacagtggAGGgtcaggacacagggaatgagACAGGGCAGAGCTGATTTTTAAGGAGGAaactgctgagctctggctctgagtGTTTATCCACGAAACCCCAGAGCACTGATCTGCACCAGAGTGCTCCTTGTGCTGTGGAGTGGTTATTAGTGAATGAGTGTTGGTGAGCCTtcatctctgcagccagcacttATCCACTCAGCAGAAGAGTCTTTTTATATACTCCTTTTGTCCATAGATTTCCTTGCTGTCAAATTAAATTGCAGTCTTCGTTTCAAGAACCATCTGTGCCTTATTACCCACTCTCATTGACACCTGATCTGGGAATGCTctgacagccccagggctgctccccctcacacacagccctgtcccaggtgagggTACCTGTCACAAGGCGTTTTGTGGAGGCACTTCCCTAGGAGAAGCATCCTGGCCCTGAGGGAGGCCCTGGCAGGGATGCCCTCCAGGTtgctcagacagcagcagctcctgttttgCTGCATTTGCCACTCCAAGCTACAAGGGCCTCTGGAAAtggggctctgctcagctcaaGCTTCTATGCCTCCTGTGGAAAAATGCAGTTACTGGAAGCCATGGCTGTGGGGGAATGTGAGCAGTCTGTGAGGAAAAATAAGAGCTTGCAGGCAGTCACTTTGCCTTTCTGAATTACTCCTCATGAAAGCTGACAGGGAATTCTTTATTCACTTTGGACCTGGCTGGCATGGAGTGGGATGTGATAATTCCACAAGCGTAGTTTGCACTAGGTTCACTGAGAATGTTCTCTGGTAGAAAGATTGATCTTGCAATATCTTCAAGCATCTGATGAATGTTTTAGCCAGCAGGGGTGCATTCCTGTAGCTGTTGGGGGTGTGTGTGTTGTAGCTCTCCCTGGATctgtcccacagctgccccGTGAGAGCGTGTTCCACTGCGGTGTCCTGTACGAAGACTCGCTCTACTCGCCCTTCaaagggcagctggagctgcacgAAGATGTCAAGATCTACATTGAAGAGAACTACGAGCAGATCAATGTCCCAGTGCCCCAGTTTGGAGGGAGCGACCCCGCAGACATCATCCACGATTTCCAGCGAGTAAGGAGCTCCTGGGCTTTGGGGGCACAGCGTGGGGCTGACTGCTTGCACCAGCTCTGTGTTCATGGCCCAGCATGTCCCACTTGTCAGTGGTTTATTCCTGAGCTGTCCTCCTGCCCGAGGCCCTCTCTGGGTTCTTCCAACCCACTCTTCTCCTTGCTTGTGGCCATTACAGGCCCAGGGAGaatcttaaaggattttttccagTCTGGCTTTCTCAGGCTCggctgggttttttcccaagctagaggCTCTTTCTCTACTGTAAGtacaagagaaagaattataacaaagataaacacctgctggacCCATGAGAAAGCCTGGGACAAGAGGTGTCtccttctctgaccaatgatctgtctgtattttgtttttcaccaaGTGTCTTATTTAAGGCAATTActtccttcaataaattgctctttcttggTCTTTCTTACAGCATGCAAGAGAGTGCCATGTTACTGTGTCCTTTTTCCACTCCTTATCCCAAATACAGTAACACTTGCTTGGTGGGGAGGTTTGTTTAAGCAGTTTCCTGTCTTCCCTGAATTCCCTCTTGTCGCCCATTTTTGCAGTCCCAGCTGATGCAGAGGGTTCAGTTGTGTGATTTCTGTGCTTGCATTGCAGGGTCTGACAGCGTATCACGACATAACGCTGGACAAGTGCTACGTCATCGAGCTCAACACCACCATCGTGATGCCTCCCCGCAacctgtgggagctgctggtcaACGTCAAGGtacagctgcagccctgctttccttgagctggctcctggctgccagctggcagctcctgggaactCAAAACTGCTGTGTCTGGGGAAGTCAGCTTGGCCCTGAGTCTTCATGTCGAGTGAAGGCTTCAGCAGGTTCAGCTGAAATTCTGGTTGTGCAGATAGCACAGTAACGCTGGCATGGTGGTCAGCCTGACCAGGGAgacacagaaagcagcagattCCTTCTCTCTGGTGTTTACTGATTGTTGGGatcaagggaaaaaagaaaaaattccttcttttcacCCTCCTGTGGTTTGCACTCTGGTTTGCCAATTGCAGAGCTCTCATTGTCCCTTGAGGGGGGACAGGCCTTCAGTATTCACCTTTTTGGGGGGGAATCTCTGCTaccctccctgctgggctgcagcaccagccctgggctcaTGCAGTTGTGCTCACTGCCAGCATTAATTGGGTTTAGTACCAGCGATCTTGTTCAGTTCAGaagcctgtgctgctgaaagcagcCATCTTAAAATAGAATACTATTTAATcttcacagcaggaaaaaagcacagGATTTTTCAGACTGCAAAAGGTACATATCTGTCTCAGTCTTCTGCAGGTAAATCAAGACACTGAGCCTGGGTCTTTTATCACTCCTGGGAGGgtctgtttaaaagaaaagggaaaaaaaaaagacaatctAATTCTTACTCTTAAATTCCCTTTGCTCActtcctgctgtgtgcagtgtgGTGAACTTTGCAGCGTGAGCTCAGAGACAAATAGTCATGCCTGGAGAGATGCCTGATCTCCAGTCCCTGTCAGACTCCCAGTTTGTTTCCTAGCAGTCCTCACAGTTTCATGCACTGTGACTGTCTGGCAAATGTGCTGGGAACCCTGCTGGGGTACAACACACATTTACTTACAACCCGCTCCAGACCTGTCACAGCTGCTGACCCCGGCAGGTgaccagtccctggggcagagggaaatggaaaaggcAGAATTGCACAAGCTGAGATATTGAGAATGCTGGTCACATCCTAAAATAACATAAACTCATGGTCAGTGAAAATTATGCACTGTCATTGAATTTAAAAAGGGGATAACAGTACAGATGAAGTGGCCTTCTGTGCCAACCCAAAGCAGGTGTGGGTTTAAATAACCTGATTACTGAGATGGATGTCCAGTAGTGTCCTGTCTGTCTCTGGATGCTTTAACCTGTGCCTTAGAGACATTGTTTTAAAGTGGTTAGCTCGGTATTGGGCtcagaaaaagtttttcacCGCAAGGATAGTGAAGCAGTGGAtcagggtgcccagggaggttgtgctGCCTCCTTGAAATTCTTGGGGGTTTTCCAGACTGGATGGGATAAAGTCCTGAGGTCCCTCCCCAACTGAATTAGCTGTGATCCTGTGGGCCAGTGATCTTCATGGCCTCATGTGGGGGGATGGCCTTGCTGCTCAGGCAGAAAGCTCAGgtttcttcctgctgcagggaggacCTTTATGACCTTATGACTTGCCTTGCTGCTCAAAAGTGCTGCCTTTTGGATGCTGGGTGAGCTTTGTTGGTCCTTGCACTTGGAgacttttgctttctctgcatCTCTGTATGCAGTCAGTCCCTAATGAATGGACTGCTTACCAGCAGAAAGTCTCATTTTGGAGCTGTTCAGGGACTGCAGTCCTGTTTCTAGAATCAAATCACAGTCCAGCAATTAACACCAGTGATTTGCTCCAGCAGactgtggcagcacagggagttGGGGAACCTTCTTTGCTCTTTCCTCCTGGCCAGTCTGGTGTGAGGGTGCCCCTTTGCAGAGTGGCTGCCACATGCCCTGCACCTGCTTctgtcaggctgtattctgtGCAGGTGTGACAGTTCAGTGACCAGGCCTGCATCTGTGCCTGACATAAAAGGATGGAGGGGTGCTCCCTTGtacagcagcaggacactggaGGTGACCCAGTTAAATGATGGACCATCCACATCTCTTCCAGAGCACAAGATGCTCAGAGCTTTAGCTTGCTGAAAGTTCTTGGCAGAGACTGGAAGGTATTGTTCTTGTTGCACAGTCCTGCGATGGAGAAGTGGTGATTCCCCCTTCACCTGCCACAGCTATTTCAATCTGAGACAGTGAAGAAACTGCCTTGTGTGCTCATGTCTGCCTCTCTGAGCCCTCTCTCCAGGCCAAGGGTACAGCACatcagagccccagccctggctgtcacCATGGCAGGCCCTGCCAGGAACTGCACTTATCTCACGGCCCCCCTGCCTTCTCCCCCTGAGAATCAATAATGGAATTTCTTGCAGAACTGTTTTGTTAGTGCAGTACAAACTGGCACTAATTGTCTAATCCAGCAGCATTAGAGGACAGCCTTATTGATccacctggctgtgccagcccagcagcacagcactgagttCAGATAGTGTGTTTCCAGGTATGTCTCTGTGGAGATAAGCAGTCCTGGGAAACAGAAGAGGTGACATTTGAAATGGTGCTGCTATTGCTTGCTTTTCACCTTGATTATGCTTACCTTGGTCCCAGGGTCTGAcagttcttttatttccttgacTCTTCGTAAGGAAAAGGGACCGGAGATGATTCTTTGCTTCATGATCTAGTTAGCATCTACTCAAAAGTGCCCCCTGACCCGAGCTGCACTTGTTACACAGCTGTTTGTTGCTACAGTGATGTCCAAACATGAAAGATGCTCTGAGCACCTGGCAATGAGCTTGCAGAGAATCTCCAGTGCTGAGCTGAACtctttcctgcagggaaaggtgTGACCTCCATCTGTGGGGGGCACATAGAAACCCCATTTTTTCCATCCCCTGGTAGCTTTCTGCCATGATACCTCACTCATCACTCTGATCTTCAGTGTGACCTCTATCCCAACAGCAGGGATGTCACTGCCCCAGATGTTCCTGGGGCAATGAAGGTGTGTGGAGAGCTCAGTTCTTCTCTGAATGTGGTGCCCATGGCCCATCTCAAGCCCCCATTCCTGTGGGCAGTAAGGGCAGGATATCATTGTGGCTGAGCTGAATGGACCAAAGAGGAGAGTGGAATGTTGGAatctgagctgggctggtggTTTTGGGCTTTGCCTTTTGAAGTAAATGTAGAGTGCACGTTTCagtggaattcctggaattttggtTAAGCTTTTATTTATCTCCAGATGGGTTTGTTGTACTCTCAGACATACAGTTTTGGGTATCCTGCTCTAAAATTTGGGTCACTTTATAACAGGGTTGATCCTACACTGACTTCACCCCTTATGTGAACATTCCATTTTTGGATCTGATCTGTTTTGTGTGCACTGTGCTAGTAGCAAGGGACAGTTTCCAGCAAGGACAAGGACACATGTTAACTGGCCTCAGTCAGTGGAGCTTGAACCCCAACAGTGAATGGATTTTCTGCAGTTTGGTTTTCTGTGGTGTTCTGTGTGAAACCGTTGTGTTCAGGGAGGAGACGGTGACAGTGTTTGTGCCTTGTTTTGGTGGAACCTGTCGTTTCAGAAGGGGACATACCTGCCTCAGACGTACATAATCCAGGAGGAGATGATCGCCACGGAGCACGTCAGCGacatggagcagctgggctCCTTCATCTACCGCCTGTGCAGCGGCAAGGACACCTACCGGCTGCGGCGGCGCGGCGCCCGCCGACGTGAGAGCCTGCCTGGCCTGGCACCCTCCTGCTGGCacatcacagccctgcctgccctgctaaccccagcacagccctgcctgccttgctaaccccagcacagccctgccccgtCCTCCTAACCCCCAGCACAgtcctgtcccatcctgctcacccccagcacagccctgcctgccttgctaaccccagcacagccctgcctcatCCTGCTAATGGCacatcacagccctgcctgccttgctaagccccagcacagccctgttcCATCCTGCTCACCCccatcacagccctgcctgccttgctaaccccagcacagccctgcctgccttgcTAAGCCCCAGCAcagtcctgcctgccctgctaaccccagcacagccctgccccatcctgctaATGGCacatcacagccctgcctgccttgctaaccccagcacagccctgccccgtCCTTCTAACCCCCATCACAgtcctgtcccatcctgctcacccccagcacagccctgttcCATCCTCCTAACCCCCATCACAGCCCTGCCAACCTTGCTAACCCCCATCACAGTCCTGCCACATCCTCCTCACCCCCATCACAGTCCTGCTGACCATGCTAACCCCCATCACAGTCCTGTCCCATCCTCCTCACCCccatcacagccctgccccatcctCCTAACTCCCCATCACAGTCCTGTCCCATCCTCCTCACCCccatcacagccctgccccatcctCCTAACTCCCCATCACAGTCCTGTCCCATCCTCCTCACCCCCATCACAGCCCTGCCTTGTCCTCCTCACCCCCATCACAGCCCTGCCTTGTCCTCCACAGCCCAAACATAGCCCTGCTATGGCTGGTGTAGCCATATTCACCTCTTCATAGCCAGAGTGGGGTTTCCCTCTGGGGGTTTCCCTCTGGAGGTTTCCCTTGAGGTGTTTCCCATCCAGTTATTGGAaacccagctgcaggatggtGCTGCAAGTGGGTGCTGactgctgtgtttgtgtcatCCATCAGCCTGATAGAAACTTTGCAAAAATGGTTGCAGGAGGCAGCAATTCATTTACACATGGTCT
The Oenanthe melanoleuca isolate GR-GAL-2019-014 chromosome 9, OMel1.0, whole genome shotgun sequence DNA segment above includes these coding regions:
- the ITM2C gene encoding integral membrane protein 2C encodes the protein MVKIGVQQAPAALKPDKEKEKAAGGDGVAGAVLLPPGAEEPVPAAQGRRSSLSGVCYLTMGLLVLLLGLVFASMYVYRYFFITQLPRESVFHCGVLYEDSLYSPFKGQLELHEDVKIYIEENYEQINVPVPQFGGSDPADIIHDFQRGLTAYHDITLDKCYVIELNTTIVMPPRNLWELLVNVKKGTYLPQTYIIQEEMIATEHVSDMEQLGSFIYRLCSGKDTYRLRRRGARRRISRREAGNCHRIRHFENTFVVETVICQKS